The window CACATAAACTATCAGGTATCTTTTCACATTTGTTGTCCCCAATGGTTAAAGTTACCACGATGTTTGTATCTAAATTATCAGGTCTATGGCGTGAATGTTATCGTACTATTTACAGAAATTACCGGAGGGCGGGTTCAACAAATTTATTCCCAATGATCAAAGTTACCACGATGCTTGAAACAAAAAGTTGCTAAAGTATTAAAGGCAAAAACATGTCAAAAACAGTATTACCCTTAGAATGTTCAACAATGAGTATCGTAGGTGAGGTGGTTAGCTCCCTTTGTTAATTACCTGCAGACCAGAGATCAAATCCTAGTCTAAGCATTATTTTTGCTCAAAATCGAGAAGGCATGTGGGGCCATAAATGATGATTACGAAAATTAGGAAGGCACAAGCGGGAGAGAATTGATGACATTGGATGCGTGTGGCAGTTTCGCAATCTGCCACACGGTTGCCATATACATATTTCGTTATCTAAATAGTGTGTGGAATTGTTTATATGGATGAACAAAACATTACTTGAAGTAGAGGTTCTGCCAAAAGAAAGAAAGAGCATCTTGCAGGTTCAAGTTTGAGTAGTTGAGCCAGACAATTTATCGTAGGTGTTGTATGTAATAATAATTTAATTATTTTCATAGGAGTACGACTCATAGTATCGGCATGGAGGTCGTGAACAAAAGCAGAAGTATCCTTAATTTTTTATTAGTGACTGTAATTTTCCTTATAAAGAACATACTACTCTCGTGTAAACCCATCCCTCTACATATGTACTGTCAGTTTTTTGCAAATCGAACAAATTGCGTATGTAGCAAGTGCTAGTATCTTGAAATGCAGTTATGCGTATGCCCCTAAGAGTAGGTGAATAGAAAACTCGAACCAAAAATGGCTTTCTCCTAATAGTAATTGTGCTAGAACTCATTCAAAGCTGAAGTGAACTATAATTATAACCAGCCTTTGTCAATAGATTTTCCTTTTTGGAATCCATTGAACTGAAAAAAGCTACATGTGAGCTGAAAGTATGAAAATAACACATCTTTGAAAGAATAAAGAACTAGCTTTAACATATCTATGAAAGAATACACCTCCGAGGAACTAGCTTTGGACATATCTCTGAAAGAATAGAGAGCATGCAAAGTTCAAGGAAAGAATAAGCAAAATGGCACACTAGTACGCAGTAGTACGAGTCCAGTCATGTACGTGCTAGTATTAGATTTGAATAGTAGCTAGAATTGAAGTTCAGGTAACCATGGCACACACATCATACAGTTTTAGTCATGTATGCACACACACTGTAATAGTAGCTGCAATTAAAGTTCAAATAACCACGGCACCCATAACAGAACAAGAATCAGTCTAGCAGCTAGGCAAGCAAGCTTCATCAGCATGAATACACATCAGCGGCAAGCTAGAACACGCTAGTAGGCTGTAGAAGTCTCCTTGTAATTTTTCAAACAGAAGTGCTTTAGTTCAGTTCAGTAGTAAGGCATGGAAAAAGAAAAGCAATGGAATAAACTATAACCGAGCCAAATATGTAATTTCAACAACCTAGACCTCATTGCTTGACTTCAGTAGTAATACATGATCATCAGTTCAATATAAACAGACTGATGTTAacatcatcgtacatccattgccggttcatctgcgtgcattatatataattaagtgtgtcaaaaaccattacagaatagCATGAAtacaaaagaccaaattaatagaatttcatcatcacattaaaaccaaagtacagtagtgatcaaatgttgttacagaaaaaataaatacataaagttcatacatatatagttctcattgaacaacatatatatAGCTCTCtaaagcatctaattaaaccatacattgaaacaatgaaaaaacatttcaatgcaacaacaaatgcgatcataatcgcaactaaggtaacaattgatccaacggcataatgatgccaagcctcggtatgaatggcatattttctaatctttctaatcttcaagagcattgcatccatcttgatcttgtgatcattgacgacatccgcaacatgcaactccaatcccatcttctcctccttaattattttcaatttttgttcaggtaattgttttcttcttcaactaaatttaacctctcaacaatagggtcggttggaatttccggttcacatacctccttgaTGAAaacatctatgtcatgttggtcggcataattttcatacacACTAAATGAACAAAATagttataaaatataatatataccacatccgaatcatagacaggacgagggccgacggaggcggataccaaaaccatcgcactatatgataacaaaaaataataaaagtaagaaaattatacaagtatctatctaaatcatacaagtaagaacttttttcttttagaagataagaacaagaggctcaccacggtggtgccagcgacgagatcggcgcgggcgatcgacagcggtgaggacggggacgggacaggatggaccgccaaacctagacaaatcttaaggaaaatggagtttggacaaggagcttcgagaggagaaagcttaagtatgtCTCGGACATTTcaccgaacacctcatgtgcataggaggtgagctagagcaccacaaagctctcccacggCCGGCCAAAAAATAGAGCAATGCACTGCTCTGCTTGCGGGCAGGGGGATATATAGGCCTCTCTTTAGTCCCGATTTgtggctagaaccgggactaaaggaccccATTTGGTCCCGATTCCAACcaccaaccgggattaaaggttgtgggccaggagcgaggcccatttgcCCTGGTTCGTCTCTGGAAGCGTGACCAAAGGGGtcagacgaatcgggaccaatggcccccgaggcccggcTGACGCCCTGGCTTTATGAACCGAGATTGatgcacccattagtcccggttcatagggAAACCTGGATTAATGCCCTTTTCAgacctggaccaaagccctattttctactagtgttgtaGGCCTCGCTCACATGAAATAAGAACGGTCGGTGACGATGCCTCATAAATCCATGTGGTGCAATCATAGTTGGTGGTGCAGGGGAGGAAGTAACCTTCTTTGATGGGGATTCCATCGCACGCTTGTTCGTCATGTAGACGCGTCCTCTTAATTTCTGTTCAGCTTTACAGGCAAGACGAAACAAATGATCGATAGAATATAGTCTTCATGCATTATTATGTCTTGTATATCATGGTTTAAACCTTTCCAAAATCGATTCAGAAAATCTTCTTCGCATTCTTGTAAGCCAGAACGAAACAAAGCAATACACAAATTGTCATAATATTCTTCAACAATGATATTGTCTTGTTCTAAACGTTGTAATTTtcaaagcaaatcactggcatgatATGAAGAACAAATCGGTCTCGCATAACAAGTTTTAAATCTTTCCAAGTAGAAGGCCTATTATCAATATTTTTCCTGCAATAATTTCTCCACCAAACTGAAGCAAAACCTAAAAACATCTTAGTGACAACATTTATTTTCTTATGCTTGGGAAGTTCATGGCTAGCAAATATTTCTTCTACCTCAATTTCCCAATCAATATATGAATCGGGGTCATATTTACCCTTAAAATTTGGCAAAGAGGTAACATGATGATGTGTGTTTCTACCATGATGTATATCATGTGACGATCGTCGTACCTTTTGTGGTGGGAAAGAGTGATCTTTATCAATATATGGCAAGTCATCTCCCACAATAAATGCACCCCAACTGTCAACCGCTCTAGAATCTGCCATGGTTAGTACCACACAAAAACAAAAATAATAAGTATAATGTTTCTATAGTACTACTTGGAGGTGGCGGAAAAATTCTCTCAACACTCTAGCAATTACCAAGCTCTTACCAGATCTTACCGTGCTGCAGTGGTTGTCGGCCTTTGGCGCCTTCAAAAGTTATCAAAGTTGGATATAGTGATTGCCAAATCACCGAACAAGGTACAATATAGAAAGTGGAGCTTGGTGAAGGTTTTCTCAACTCACAATATCGGTGGCACAATTTTGCTAAAAGTAATGCAAGATGAATAATTGCTCAAACTCCTAACTAGTGCTGATAGTCGACTAGTAAGAGATAAAATAATCTAAGCCCAGATACTGAATCAAGCGAGAGGGAACTGACGAAAATATAATAGCTCCAAGTAGCTAGATATAAGTGAGGTATGAACGTAGTGTATGGCAACCAAGAGCAGACAAAAAAATCCAACACTTATCACTTATATGAATAGAGCAGGCTGAACAGCAAAAGAGATTTTTCAAAAGATGCTAGCTGGCCAAAACTTTGCATcaaatttttttattcttttttctgaaTTTTCCTTTTTCTTCAACTTTCAGGCCGGCCGCTAGTAGAAGTCACGGACACAAATATCTGACCAAACAGGTATGAAGGGGTGGCCGGGGCACATCTGGTGTAGCCCATTGGCGCTGTCCAGCGGTAAAAGATCTCATGCCATTGCTGAAATTCACGTCCCCCACCCAGGGCATTTTGGTCATTTCGCATCTATGCCCTTTTCCGATTCGCTGCCTCCTCCCCCAATGAGTGCCTCCCTCATTTTTCTATCCCTCACATCTCTCTCGGGAGAGAGTCGCTGCCGCTAGTCATCCTCCccgtctgccgccgccgccgccaaccatcCGCAGCCGCGCCACCATCCCCTCCCCGTTCCTCTCCCGTAGCTGAGCCAGCCATGGCCAGGAAGAAGTGCAAGTCCTCTTCCTTCCTCCCTCACCCCTGATCTGAATCCTCTCCCGGAACCCCAGCCAGCCGCACGCATCCCATATGGCGCCGCCCAGCTCGCAGACCTCGGCCGCCGAGCCATCGCGAGGCTCCTCGCGCAAGCGCACGACCTCCTCAAAGGCTGCGCCGAGGCCGACCTGGAGTTCACCGTCACCAAGGAAAggtaaggggaggggaggggatggaAGGGATCGAGCGACCAGGTGAGGCAGCGCCCAGATCCACAGGGCCATCGACACTTCGTCATCGACCTCATCCGCGACCGTCCTCGAGGTCGGCCATGGTGGTCCGGCCGGCAACAGCCATGGAAGGAGAGGCCCGAATCCCTGGCCCTCCAAGTACGCGCCTGCTGCaggccatctccggcgagctcaTCCACAGATCTCCAACTATGGTGCGTGCGCATGATACCTAAACCCCTTGTCTTGTCGGTTTCTTCATCTTCCCTCCTTGTGATTCCTTGGTTTGTTTTGTGCACAGTTGCTCCGATATGGAAGAGGTGGTGGAGCttttgttgttgctgctgcaggtGGACGAGGCACCACCCTCTCTTTCTACTTTTGGACACAACCTGGTGGTGATTGCTAATTTCAGTGTTAAAAAATTCAGTTCAATTCAGTcatgttctttttcttttgtggggAAATTCAGTCACATTCAATGTTCAACTTTTAGAGTTAACAAACTGTTGTTATGACCACTATGGTTTAGATGTTCAGAAATTCAGACAAGTGGTATGATGAAATGAGCCACCTTTTAACCCCCTACTAAACCTACCGTGAACGTGAGAGAGCCAATGCAGGGAGGTGTGGACATTTTACCATGTTCATAGGAAGAAATCAACATAAAATACACAGCTTGTAGATGATTCGTCAACCACCATCAAACACGACTTGTAACTTTCTGGACTAAACTAAACCGTGCAATTGACTCAAAATAAAACTAAACCGTGCAAttgactcaaaaataaatagaaaatataCTTTGGTTGTGTCTGCAGAATTGCATTATGGAAAGATGTGTGTGAGGTTACCCCATCGCCACTGGTTCCAACTTTGTCCATCATGTCGCTCTGATGAGAAGACCTTGTCCATGTTTCATTAATAGGGCAGAGTGCTGCTGAAGTATCTATGTTGAACAATTATAACAGTACCAAGTAAGTTTGCTCCAATTGCATTTGATGCAGAAGGCACAACACCGCCATCATGCATCAGGTTCAGTAGAAGGCACGACACCGCCACGCTCTCCTCCACTACAATGCCATGCACCCGGTAATTAAACATGCTTTCTCTTCATTCAagtagtaagagcatctccagcccccCCCCCCGAGTGCCACCCCAGGCGCCTTTTCTTCTGCCGGTGAGCTAAAAATGGCAAAAAATAGGCCCAGCCATGCCCCCCTAGACCTCAAAAAGGTGCCGGCGAACCCAGGCCACACCCAACGCGCTGGGGGGCTGTTGGGGGCGCCAGCGGAAGCAACAGCCAATCATATTCCTCCATGTATCATTTTTTCTGGTCCACTCATTCACTTTTTGCCTGGCGACTGTCCTGGGGGCACCAACGGCTGGGAAACCGTCCTCGTGTTTCATTCGGTGAAGGTGTTTTGCCCCCCAGGACGTGCTATATTTGGCCCGACGATTGTCCTGGGGGCTCcaacggttggagatgctctaattcaTTGTATTTGCATGTTTCCAGCAGCCATGTATCAAAAAAAGCTTCAGCTTTGGGTTGTTGATTTAGCAGCATCAATCATTAATTGTTCTGCTATATATGTTCTTAACCATGACAACCTGATTAGGCTCTTAGTTTATTATGGTCTTTGTTCTGGGTGGATCTCTGACTATTCTGGGTGGGCATGAATCTCTTCTTTGTTTCTTCATCTCCTCTTATTCTGATTCCTGCATTTGTTTTATGTGAAGGTTGCTCCGTTGAGGACAAGCTGCTTCTGCAGGTGGACGGGCCCTCAAGGCTGCTCTGCCTATTCCTCCTGCTACCCCCACACGTGGTGAGCCCCATCCGCTCTCGAGCTACCCCTGCAAATCTGATGTGATGTGCACAAAATACTTGCAATTGTTCTCGACACAAGAGCATGTCATGTATTGTTCTATTTGAATGTGCAATTTCATTGCTTCTGTGATGTTTGATGCTTGCTTCACAAGAGGGAAATCATGGATATAAACTGTGCTTCCTTTCAAGTTGAATAGTAATGATCACCATTTGGTTCCATTTTCTCCTCTGCATCCAGTGTTCACTCTCTCATAGATGTCCATATATACATAGTTCTGATCTCCTTTTTTCTGCGGCTCCATACAGCAAACACAAAGCCGTCGATGCATTGAGGGCTCAATGTCGTCTCCGCTGGCTGAGCGGCAAGCCGGGGTTGGGCCTGCACACCGTCTATCAGCACCCTCCCGTGTCTCCATTCACGGATCTGCAGGTCAACCCCTCTTCTCCTCCTATCCACGCATCTTCTTTTCCAGAGCTAGGTGTATGGTTGCATGGCAATTTGTGTTTAGGGGCTCACCATGTTCTGCTTGCCCTGGTTGGCCAAAGAGGCTTTCCTTTTCTGGTAAAGGCCAAATGTACAATTCTCTATGCTTTATATTTTTGTAGTTCCTTTGTTTCCATGCTAGTTTTTTGATGGGGTGTAAATATATGCTTTTTTGTTCCTTGTCTGGATTCAGGTAGGGCCTAACATTATTGTTCCTTTGTGCATGGAAATGTTGGTGGTTTTGTTCCTTTGTGTATGGAAGGGGGCCTTGATTAGAATTTTTAACGTTTGAGTTGTAATTAGTGTTTTTGTTACACATGAAAACATATGGTTGTTTGTCCAATCACATATGAAAAAGAGATGATTGTTTGTCCAACAATTTTCTTTCTCTGTGATAGTTTTACTAGAAATAAAGCATAGTCACTATTACATCCTATTTTATATCTTGTTGTGTCGTGATATCTATATAGACTCTGTCTACGTCCTTTTGACATTCCAAGTTTTGTTTTTCTATGGCTCAATTAGTTACCCCGTATCAAGAGAAATTTAACTGGTATTTGCGGTAGAGTTAGCTGAATTCATGAAGCAATGATTTAGTTATTATTAAAGCTGAAACACAACATGTTTTGACAAATGCGTTCTAAGTAAAGCCTCCAACTAACATAACCAAAAACATATTCTTTAGGTTTATCATCTATTGAAGTATTATGTAGAATTTTAAATCATACGAGGCAAAGCAAATGAGCTCTATGCACTTTCCATGTAGCATAGAACAAAAATAATCATGTATATTTTGGATGCACCTAGATATACTCATCAGCAAGGCTGAGGTTATAGGGCAGGGCACTCACCCACATTGTCGACATCTCCGTCACTATGATCACCCACATGATGGACAATTCCCTTCTTTCTTTTCTCTGTGGCTATTGACACTTAATGCTATTACTGTGTGCATATATGTACTGTGATCCATTCTCATTCTTCATATCTTGAGAAACTATCTCAAGATACTCGCGTTTGTGTTTTGAAGAAAGCCTATTCTATGATTAATATATCAAGTATGGATGGCGCGATATCACCTCTCTTTATGATGATGTTCTTACAGAATATAGGTTTTATGGTAACACGTCTTAGCCAACACCTATACTGATGCTCAGACCAGATGATTATAGGCTCtccttgctatttttcttgaggtgTGTACATCTATCTAGACAAtttaattaaaatatatattccataCAAACCATCAATACATGTTAGTTGACTTTGAAACTAATCAGTAAAAAGGTTGTCCCTTTCGCATTTTATGGACATAAAGATTTGGTGTTGACTGTCGATCTTTAGTTAACACATGACCTTACAACCGTAGGGAGTGGGAAAAAACTTATATGTTTGGCACATTTGAAGAACATATCATAGTAACGAAGTTTTGGTAAACAATGTCCTAGATCTCAACCATATAGAAATACTAAATATATGTTTATTTGTATATGGATTAATTATACAGACTTATAAAACCTTGTGCAGGGCACATAAAAGAAATTTGAAATAACTATTATTTCAATATTTGCTTTTTCAGTTGAGCATAATAGTTTATAGCCTGATAGGCTTGGACATAATTGTCTACATGTACTGCTCAGTAGGCGACATCCTTTGGGAAATTGAGGATGTCCTCGTGCATTTTCTAAATACAATTGGGGCATATCTGAGGAATGAAGGGAGGAATAATCTCGTGGGAGAgttcggtgcagaggaagaagaacaagataTTATTTATTTCTTGTGTACAGTCAAGCTTGTGCATTGTCCCACTGTAAGTTATTTCAACAATAGTAGTAACTGTTATCTCTGGCCATCTGTTGCGACATTTTCTTTAACCACCAATgcatatttattttcttgttaataACTCTCATAATTGCCTGCTACTGTTTCAGTTCTGGGGCCAGGCAACCTTGAATCCAACGTCCACCTGCAGGCTACATCTCAGGTAGGATAAAAAGATTGCAGTGAACTTGATGGGTATATCATTATTGTTGCCTCCTAATTTGTGTGATGAGCAAATGTGTAGATTGTGTGTAAATCCGAGATGCCTAAAACGGTTGGGAACTGAACTTGTTACCTCGGTTCACTTTAATGGCATGTTAAACTCGATGCACTTTCTGGACTGTGACATTTTTCCTGAAATTTTGGAAGTGACTGCTAATGTAGTCTAAATAGAGTGACTGAGTAGTTACTTTCTCACAAGAGTTGACTTCCCGTTATTGGAGTACTTGCTAAGATGGATTGGTGGTTTTTATGTTAGATGAAAAATATTACATCAATCTTTACGGCTTTTTATGGGCAAGTGATTCCGACTCCATAATAAGGAATAATATAGCCCCAGTGCTGTGATAATGTTAAAACATTTACCTCTTTTATCGGTTCATGTTATGTATTTGCTGCGAAAAAATGGTCTTATATCAAATAATAGCCTAGAGCTTTTGGAGTGTTATTACTTGTATTTGTTGCTTGGATGTATAAACCTTCAGCAGACTGTCAATTTTGCTTTTATATAATCTGTTTGTTTAAGTCTGCTGCATATTGGTCAAAAGCTCATGCTAATTGATGATGTTAGGTGATGATCTTGTATCTAACAGTGATTTCTGAATGCATGCTAAAGAAAACTCATGAACATCATGGCGCCTTGTTGATGGGGTGATCAATAGCTACTATATTGGGACCCTGCACTTAAATTGTAGGTCTGATTTTGTTTCGGAGTTCTCCTGCTACCCACAAGCTCAGATAGTTCTTTTGTTTGTGCAGGGGAAATTGCAAAGCATATTATGAATTGTTACAAGAAACTATTTCTGCTGTTTTGGTGCAAGGATGTTGCTTTTTAGTATGCTTCCCGTATCTTGGTATCTTGGAATAATAAACAGATAGATGTCGTGTACCAAGATTGTTCCTTGTTGTTAAGAGGGATACAAATATTATACAAGAATTTTTCTGATGACTCCTAAAGCATATTTGGATATACAGCAAAGTATATTGTCGCTTCCCTGTTAGTAAAACGATTATGTTAGAAATTTGGTTGGCAGCCCCTACATTTGGCTGATTGCTAGCTTACTGGATTACTCATGTTTGCGGACTCTGGTAACTTATGCCTACCAAGAACTACATGAATTTTGTGTCTTGCTGCAGTGAACATTACCAAACTAATTCTAGAGGTGTTATAATCATGTTTTCTTTTGCATTATCAACTTTTAACTTTTGTCATTTGTTAACACATTCCTTTTGCATTATCAACTTTTAACTATTGTCATTTGTTAACACGATTATTTAGTATGTTCACTAtgcgagtactccctccgtctgaaaatacttgtcatcaaaatagataaaaaggaatgtatctagaactaatatacatctaaatacatccccttttattcatttcggtgacaagtatttccggacggagggagtagtaataatAGGAGCTATTTATTTGCCAGATAACTAACACTATTCATATGGCATAAGGGTTAGAAAAAGAACTGTATTCTTGCTGTGTTGATTTTCGTATGGCACACTATGGATTCTTTGTGTAACACATAATGTCGATCAACATGTGTTTACAACGCAGGGAGGAGCCGGGCGACAAGGCAGTCAGACCAAACTCTCTTTCCATATATATAGGTAGTCTGATGTTATGCCATAGCCGAACCATATATGTTTCGTGTACTGCTCTATCAATCTGGTCTTTTGGTATATTAGACTCTATCCTTTGTAATGAACTTATTGTCATGGGCGATCATTATGACCGGATCGTATGGTATGAATCGGGTCTTTATGCTTTGTGATGAAATATCATATTATCCTGTTCACCAGTTTGGTTTGGTTTTGAGCTAAAACGTATAAAAATACATGGCTTACAACAATGGATATATGTGATGATATATTGAGTGATTAAGCATAATTTTAGACTTTCGGTGCTGGACCAATGGGATGCATGGGGTAATTGAATGTTTCTTCTTCACTTTTTATTATCGGTTGGGATCAGCACTCTCGCGCGATCTAGTTATGATGATGCTGCCTATACAAAGCAAATCTATGTGGCTATAAAGTGGAGCACCATGGCGAATAAGAAACTGGCGCTTGAGGACAGACACGAGTGGAACTGATGTCTGATGCAACACGGCGTTGCTGTACGCGTCAGGGCGGACAGCAACGACGTGTAACAGATGGGATGTCGGATTGCACGCAAAACAAAGGAATCCAATGCAATTTTGATAGTTTTTTTTCAGATTATGGACGAGCTTGCGGCGGAAACCATGGTGGAGAAAAAAAAGTTCGATCTAGTAGACAAAAATTTCTCATACAAATCTAAACCAGCACTATTTGTAGGATGATGCAACCAAAAATTCAACTACGCAAGtactagatgcaaaaattgctaaAGGCTAAAAAGATAGGTGCAAAGGATGAACtaatctttctttcttttttggctTTTTTTGGGTTATAGGACATGAAAAATAAACTAATCTAACAAAACTGTAAATCTCTCACCGATGAaagtgaaaactgataccacttatgTGACGGcggcccgatgtttcgatgagagtgaggataactatcaatttggtggattcTGATCTTGACGCTCCGGCTATACAATACCCGACGATATGCctcgacaatcgctaaaccaatctccgatggttattgaccttgccgtaGGCACAGTCAACCTGAACGACGAGGTTTGAGTTCCTGCAAGTAACTAAAGAACCGGCAAGAACAAATGTGAATTGCGATCTGAAATTGCGAATGAAAAATTAAGCACATGAACTAGATCAAAAGTTGGAGTTCCACTTTGGATCTGACAAGGCAGTAGTCCTACACGTCTCATAGATGCGAAACTGTAGCATGGCTAAACAATACAATAAAACCCGCGTAAACCCTAGAATATGATGACTATTTATTAAAGGCCGGCGTGGAGAATGCTTCGTCTATTTTCTTGGAAGTCAAGACGGGCCTGCTAATTGGCCGGACCCACACGCGATCTGATTTGAAAATAAACTTCTCATATCAATCTGGTGGCAAACTGCCTCATCGGTACTATAGGCCCAGATGCGCAACACACAAGGCCATGCATGGGCGCAAAACCTATACGACGCCCTCAGCGTCCGATACCATGTTAACGGTACAGGGCACAGAACGTCGTGAGACAGTTCGGTCCATATCTGGTGTGGGCATTAGAGCATTGAGAGGACCTTTCCCTAGTACGAGAGGACTGGGAAGGACGCACTTCTGGTGTATCAGTACACCCCTTGTCACGATGGGCCGGCCCACATTCCTTTTTTTCTATATTAAAGACGCCGAAAAAACTGAATGTAAGCACCATGATTCAAACCGGCAATCGACTGGTTCAACACACACCACCTAACCAATAGGCTACCTGCTGTTGACGTGGTTAGTTATAGcttttccttcttttcttctttgtaccttcttttttgtttttttgttcgaACGGTTTTGTTAGTTTTTATTATTTTCCATCTTAATTTTTTTCAATAATACAACATTTTTCGTTTCAATttcgtgaacttttttaaaattcgatattttttttcaaaattcaatgaacttattttcaaattcgatgaactttttacaaattggatgaacttttttcaaatttgatgaaccttttttcaaactcGATGTTTGTTTTCAAATTTGCCAACTTTTTTGAAAATTCATGTACTATTATGAATTCAtgaattttttgatattttttaaattttgcAAATtttccctttttagtttttttaaatAGCAATGGTTTTTTCGACAAGTGCTTGCAAGAGAAAAAAGGCTAGCAAAGGAGCGAGCAGCGACCGATTGAGCCAGCAGCAGCGGTCGAGCGAGCAGTCGAGCGATTAGGAATCGAGCGAGCAGCGATCGAGCGAGCCAGCAGCAGCGGCCGAGCGAGCAGTTGAGCGATTAGCGATCGAGCGAACAAATGCATGTTGATTCGATAATGCTCAAGTGTAAATCTTCTGTATTAAACTTCGCATCTTCACCCGAGGTTTGTGCATCTCTTCTTTAATCCTGCATATAAAATATTGTGTTGTATTTTTGTTTCGGATAACAAAATAATAATTCATATAATTTCTATTAGAATTCACCTGATAATTATCTTTACGCGCAATAATTGTGGTTATATCCGTACGGGTCATGTTTATATCAGGTAGTTAATCTTCTTTTTCTTATCCGCAAGCCACTTCTTCACATGCTCATCCAAGAGGGTTTCGGCTGCCAACATGATCATCGCATCCACCACGTCCTGTGAGATTTGCAACCTCTCCTTCTCAAGCTCTATGTCGCCAAATGTCTTGGCCTTCTCGAGTTCCCATTTGATCGCCACCCCTTGGTGGTCCACCATGTCCGAAcctccttgcgccgccgccgcct is drawn from Triticum dicoccoides isolate Atlit2015 ecotype Zavitan chromosome 4A, WEW_v2.0, whole genome shotgun sequence and contains these coding sequences:
- the LOC119289496 gene encoding uncharacterized protein LOC119289496 isoform X2 — protein: MVFVLGGSLTILGCSVEDKLLLQVDGPSRLLCLFLLLPPHVQTQSRRCIEGSMSSPLAERQAGVGPAHRLSAPSRVSIHGSAVGDILWEIEDVLVHFLNTIGAYLRNEGRNNLVGEFGAEEEEQDIIYFLCTVKLVHCPTFWGQATLNPTSTCRLHLRGNCKAYYELLQETISAVLVQGCCFLVCFPYLGILE
- the LOC119289496 gene encoding uncharacterized protein LOC119289496 isoform X3 is translated as MNLFFVSSSPLILIPAFVLCEGCSVEDKLLLQVDGPSRLLCLFLLLPPHVQTQSRRCIEGSMSSPLAERQAGVGPAHRLSAPSRVSIHGSAVGDILWEIEDVLVHFLNTIGAYLRNEGRNNLVGEFGAEEEEQDIIYFLCTVKLVHCPTFWGQATLNPTSTCRLHLRKLMNIMAPC
- the LOC119289496 gene encoding uncharacterized protein LOC119289496 isoform X1 → MNLFFVSSSPLILIPAFVLCEGCSVEDKLLLQVDGPSRLLCLFLLLPPHVQTQSRRCIEGSMSSPLAERQAGVGPAHRLSAPSRVSIHGSAVGDILWEIEDVLVHFLNTIGAYLRNEGRNNLVGEFGAEEEEQDIIYFLCTVKLVHCPTFWGQATLNPTSTCRLHLRGNCKAYYELLQETISAVLVQGCCFLVCFPYLGILE